From the genome of Bradyrhizobium sp. ORS 278:
GCGCGCTGCCGCGCTGATCGACGGCGCCGGCGGGCGCTATGTCGAGGGCGCGGTCATGACCTCGGTGCCGCCGTATCGCATCAAGGTGCCGCTGCTGCTCGGCGGCGCCGGGGCGCGCGAGCTGGCGCCGCTGCTCAACGATCTCGGCTTTGCCGCAAAGCCTGCCAGCGACAAGCTCGGCGTAGCCTCCGCGACAAAGATGTGCCGCAGCATCATGATCAAGGGCCTCGAGGCGATGGTGATCGAGAGCTTCACCACCGCGCGCGCCTATGGCGTGGAAGATGCCGTGCTGGCCTCGCTGAAGGAGACCTTCCCCGGCATCGACTGGGAGAAGCAGGGCGCCTATTTCTTCCAGCGCGTGATCGAGCATGGCCGCCGCCGCGCCGAGGAGGTGAGGGAGGTCGCCGAGACCGTGCGCGATATCGGCCTGACGCCGTGGTCGGCTGAGGGCACCGCCGAGCGCCAGGCCTGGGTCGCCGATCTCGCCGACGACGGCTTGTTCGGCACCCGCGGCACCAAGGACTTCGCGCGCTGCCCGGACTGGCGCACCGAGGCCGATCGCATTCTCAACAAGATCAGATCCAAGGAGTAGGGAACCTCATGGAGTTCCAGAAGACCCCGGGATGGCTCGACTGGTACGACGGCCCGTCGAAGCCGCGCTTCAAGGTGCCGGCCGGCAGCGTCGATGCGCATTGCCACGTGTTCGGCCCCGGCGCCGAATTCCCCTATGCGCCCGAGCGGAAGTACACGCCCTGCGACGCCTCCAAGCACCAGCTCTACGCGCTGCGCGACCATCTCGGCTTCGCCCGCAACGTCGTCGTGCAGGCGACCTGTCACGGCGCCGACAATCGCGCGATGGTCGATGCGCTCGTGCATTCCAACGGCAAGGCCCGCGGCGTCGCGACCGTCAAGCGCAGCGTCACCGATGATGAGCTGAAGGCGATGCACGACGCCGGCGTGCGCGGCGTCCGCTTCAACTTCGTCAAGCGCCTGGTCGACTTCACGCCGAAGGACGAACTGGTCGAGATCGCCAACCGCATCAACAAGCTCGGCTGGCATGTCGTGATCTACTTCGAGGCCGTCGACCTGCCGGAGCTGTGGGACTTCTTCACCTCGCTGCCGACCACCGTCGTCGTCGACCATATGGGCCGGCCCGACGTGACCAAGCCGGTCGATGGCCCGGAGTTCGAGCTCTTCGTGAAGTTCATGCGCGAGCACTCCAACGTCTGGTCCAAGGTGAGCTGCCCCGAGCGTCTTTCCGTCAAGGGACCGCCGGCGCTGAACGGCGAGCCAAACGCCTATCGCGACGTGGTGCCGTTCGCGAAGCGCATCGTCGAGACCTTCCCGGATCGCGTGCTGTGGGGCACCGACTGGCCGCATCCGAACCTGAAGGACCACATGCCCGATGACGGCCTGCTGGTCGATTTCATTCCCCATATCGCCGTCACCGAGGAACTGCAGAAGAAGCTCCTGGTCGACAATCCGATGCGGCTGTACTGGCCCGCAGAATCCTGAAGGAGGCAAGCGATGTCGCTCGACAAACCCTATACCGACGTTCCCGGCACGACCATCTTCGACGCCGACATGTCGCGGATGGGCTATCACCTCAACCAGTTCTGCATGTCGCTCATGAAGGCCGAGAACCGCGCGCGCTTCAAGGCCAATGAGCGCGCCTATCTCGACGAATGGCCGATGAGCGAGGAGCAGAAGCAGGCGGTTCTCGACCGCGACCTCAACCGCTGCATTGCGCTCGGCGGCAACATCTACTTTCTCGCCAAGATCGGTGCGACCGACGGCAAGAGCTTTCAGCAGATGGCCGGCAGCATGACCGGCATGACCGAAGAGCAATATCGCGAGATGATGATCAAGGGCGGCCGCTCGCCCGAGGGCAACCGCTACACCGGGGAGAAGAAGTAAATGGCAAAAATCTCCGCAAGCGTTTTCACCTCGCACGTTCCGGCGATCGGCGCCGCCCTCGACCTCGGCAAGACCGGCGAGGATTATTGGAAGCCGGTGTTCGCCGGCTATGACTTCGCCAAGCAGTGGGAGAAGGAGCAGAAGCCGGATGTCGTGTTCCTGGTCTTCAACGACCACGCGACCGCCTTCAGCCTGGATATGATCCCGACGTTCGCCATCGGCACCGCGGCCGAGTATCAGCCGGCCGACGAGGGCTGGGGCCCGCGCCCGGTGCCCAAGGTGATCGGGCATCCGAAGCTCGCCGCGCATATCGCGCAGTCGGTGATCCAGGACGATTTCGACCTCACCATCGTCAACAAGATGGACGTCGACCACGGCCTCACCGTGCCGCTCAGCCTGATCTTCGGCCAGGTCGATGCTTGGCCGTGTCCGGTGATCCCGTTCGCCGTCAACGTCGTGCAGTATCCGGTGCCGTCGGGCCGCCGCTGCTTCATGCTGGGCAAGGCGATCCGCAAGGCGATCGAGAGCTATGACGAGCCGCTCAACGTGCAGATCTGGGGCACCGGCGGCATGAGCCACCAGTTGCAGGGTCCGCGCGCCGGCCTGATCAACCGCGAATGGGACAACGCCTTCCTGGACAAGCTGATCAACGATCCGGAAGGGCTGTCCAAGGTGCCGCATATCGACTACGTCCGCGAGGCCGGCAGCGAGGGCATCGAGCTCGTGATGTGGCTGATCGCGCGCGGCGCCATGAGCGACGTCAACGAGACCAAGAAGGGCAACGCGCCGACCGTGCGTCACCGCTTCTACCATGTGCCGGCCAGCAACACCGCGGTCGGCCATGTGATCCTGGAGAACAACTAAATGGCCAACACGATCAAGGTCGCGCTCGCCGGCGCCGGCGCCTTCGGCATCAAGCATCTCGACGGCATCAAGAACATCGACGGCGTCGAGGTCGTGTCGCTGGTCGGCCGCCGCTTCGACCAGACCAAGGAAGTCGCCGACAAATACGGCATCAAGCACGTCTCGACGGAGCTTGCCGACAGCCTCAAGCTGCCGGAGGTCGACGCCGTCATTCTTTGCACCCCGACGCAGATGCACGCGGCGCAGGCGATCGACTGCCTCAAGGCTGGCAAGCATGTGCAGGTCGAGATCCCGCTGGCGGACTCGCTGAAGGACGCGCAGCAGGTCGTCGAATTGCAGAAGGAGACCAGGCTGGTCGCGATGTGCGGTCATACGCGGCGCTTCAATCCCAGCCACCAGTTCGTGCACAAGAAGATCAAGGCTGGCGAGTTCCACATCCAGCAGATGGATGTGCAGACCTACTTCTTCCGCCGCACCAACATGAACGCTCTGGGCCAGCCGCGCAGCTGGACCGACCACCTGCTGTGGCACCATGCCGCCCACACCGTCGACCTATTCGCCTATCAGGCGGGCTCGCCGATCGTGAAGGCCAATGCGATCCAGGGCCCGATCCACCCGACGCTCGGCATCGCCATGGACATGTCGATCCAGCTCAAGGCGGCCAATGGCGCGATCTGCACCTTGTCGCTGTCGTTCAACAATGACGGCCCGCTCGGCACCTTCTTCCGCTACATCGGCGACACCGGCACCTACATCGCCCGCTACGACGATCTGGTGAACGGCAAGGAAGAGAAGATCGACGTCTCCAAGGTCGACGTCTCCATGAACGGCATCGAGCTGCAGGACCGCGAGTTCTTCGCCGCGATCCGCGAGGGCCGCGAGCCGAATGCGTCCGTCGCCCAGGTGCTGCCCTGCTACCAGGTGCTGCACGACCTCGACGAGCAGCTCGCCAAGGGTTGATATCAACTCCTCCTCGCGCGCGGTGTGCGCGGGGAGGACTTCTGCGGGCCGAAAGCCGGGCTGCGCCGATGTTACGGCGCCTTGGACGGCTTCAGCTTCGGCAAGGTCGCCACGATCTTCTGCTTGCCGTCGACGATCTCCGCCAGGAAGCTCT
Proteins encoded in this window:
- a CDS encoding NAD(P)-dependent oxidoreductase, which codes for MTAASNQWHVGLIGYGEVGKILAEDLRKDGVDVSAYDVKLADIRGDAMRAHADSIGVTLAASHAELAAQADFIVSAVTASQDVAVAEACAAAIKPGAWFLDFNSASPGAKQRAAALIDGAGGRYVEGAVMTSVPPYRIKVPLLLGGAGARELAPLLNDLGFAAKPASDKLGVASATKMCRSIMIKGLEAMVIESFTTARAYGVEDAVLASLKETFPGIDWEKQGAYFFQRVIEHGRRRAEEVREVAETVRDIGLTPWSAEGTAERQAWVADLADDGLFGTRGTKDFARCPDWRTEADRILNKIRSKE
- a CDS encoding amidohydrolase family protein; its protein translation is MEFQKTPGWLDWYDGPSKPRFKVPAGSVDAHCHVFGPGAEFPYAPERKYTPCDASKHQLYALRDHLGFARNVVVQATCHGADNRAMVDALVHSNGKARGVATVKRSVTDDELKAMHDAGVRGVRFNFVKRLVDFTPKDELVEIANRINKLGWHVVIYFEAVDLPELWDFFTSLPTTVVVDHMGRPDVTKPVDGPEFELFVKFMREHSNVWSKVSCPERLSVKGPPALNGEPNAYRDVVPFAKRIVETFPDRVLWGTDWPHPNLKDHMPDDGLLVDFIPHIAVTEELQKKLLVDNPMRLYWPAES
- the ligA gene encoding protocatechuate 4,5-dioxygenase subunit alpha — its product is MSLDKPYTDVPGTTIFDADMSRMGYHLNQFCMSLMKAENRARFKANERAYLDEWPMSEEQKQAVLDRDLNRCIALGGNIYFLAKIGATDGKSFQQMAGSMTGMTEEQYREMMIKGGRSPEGNRYTGEKK
- a CDS encoding class III extradiol dioxygenase subunit beta; the encoded protein is MAKISASVFTSHVPAIGAALDLGKTGEDYWKPVFAGYDFAKQWEKEQKPDVVFLVFNDHATAFSLDMIPTFAIGTAAEYQPADEGWGPRPVPKVIGHPKLAAHIAQSVIQDDFDLTIVNKMDVDHGLTVPLSLIFGQVDAWPCPVIPFAVNVVQYPVPSGRRCFMLGKAIRKAIESYDEPLNVQIWGTGGMSHQLQGPRAGLINREWDNAFLDKLINDPEGLSKVPHIDYVREAGSEGIELVMWLIARGAMSDVNETKKGNAPTVRHRFYHVPASNTAVGHVILENN
- a CDS encoding Gfo/Idh/MocA family oxidoreductase, with protein sequence MANTIKVALAGAGAFGIKHLDGIKNIDGVEVVSLVGRRFDQTKEVADKYGIKHVSTELADSLKLPEVDAVILCTPTQMHAAQAIDCLKAGKHVQVEIPLADSLKDAQQVVELQKETRLVAMCGHTRRFNPSHQFVHKKIKAGEFHIQQMDVQTYFFRRTNMNALGQPRSWTDHLLWHHAAHTVDLFAYQAGSPIVKANAIQGPIHPTLGIAMDMSIQLKAANGAICTLSLSFNNDGPLGTFFRYIGDTGTYIARYDDLVNGKEEKIDVSKVDVSMNGIELQDREFFAAIREGREPNASVAQVLPCYQVLHDLDEQLAKG